A genome region from Panthera leo isolate Ple1 chromosome A2, P.leo_Ple1_pat1.1, whole genome shotgun sequence includes the following:
- the MYL7 gene encoding myosin regulatory light chain 2, atrial isoform has product MASRKAGTRGKAAAAKQAQRGSSNVFSMFEQAQIQEFKEAFSCIDQNRDGIICKSDLRETYSQLGKVSIPEEELDAMLQEGKGPINFTVFLTLFGEKLNGTDPEEAILNAFRMFDPSGKGVVNKDEFKQLLLTQADKFSPAEVEQMFALTPMDLAGDVDYKSLCYIITHGDEKEE; this is encoded by the exons ATG GCCAGCAGGAAGGCGGGGACCCGGGGCAAGGCCGCAGCTGCCAAGCAGGCCCAGCGAGGCTCTTCCAATGTCTTTTCCATGTTTGAACAAGCCCAGATCCAGGAATTCAAGGAG GCCTTCAGCTGCATTGACCAGAACCGTGATGGCATCATCTGCAAGTCAGACCTTCGGGAGACCTACTCCCAGCTCG GGAAGGTGAGCATCCCGGAAGAGGAACTGGATGCCATGCTGCAGGAAGGGAAGGGTCCCATCAACTTCACGGTCTTCCTCACGCTCTTCGGGGAGAAGCTCAACG GGACAGACCCTGAGGAAGCCATCCTGAACGCCTTCCGCATGTTTGACCCCAGTGGCAAGGGCGTGGTGAACAAGGATGA GTTCAAACAGCTTCTCCTGACCCAGGCAGACAAGTTCTCTCCGGCTGAG GTGGAGCAGATGTTCGCCCTGACGCCCATGGACCTGGCGGGGGACGTCGACTACAAGTCTCTGTGCTACATCATCACCCATGGGGATGAGAAAGAGGAGTGA